The following nucleotide sequence is from Candidatus Hydrogenedens sp..
CCAACAAAACTCTAGTATTTCTATGACAGGTGAAGACTTACGAGTAATATTTGCCTGTTTATCTGCCGCTTTTACAATTGCAGTAGCGGGTTTAGGAGCGGCTCTTTCTGAAGGTTATGCTGCTGCAAAAGCATGTGAAGGGGTAGCAAGAAATCCTGAGGCGTCGGGACCTG
It contains:
- the atpE gene encoding ATP synthase F0 subunit C, with the protein product MTGEDLRVIFACLSAAFTIAVAGLGAALSEGYAAAKACEGVARNPEASGPVTRTMIIGQAVTESVAIYALVIAVIILFFMV